A single genomic interval of Rhinopithecus roxellana isolate Shanxi Qingling chromosome 11, ASM756505v1, whole genome shotgun sequence harbors:
- the GSTO1 gene encoding glutathione S-transferase omega-1, producing the protein MSGESARSLGKGSAPPGPVPEGSIRVYSMRFCPFAERTLLVLKAKGIRHEVININLKNKPEWFFKKNPFGLVPVLENSQGQLIYESPITCEYLDEAYPGKKLLPDDPYEKACQKMILELFSKVPSLLGSFIRSQNKEDHAGLKEEFRKEFTKLEEVLTNKKTTFFGGNSISMIDYLIWPWFERLEAMTLYECVDHTPKLKLWMAAMKKDPTVSALLISEKDWQGFLELYVQNSPEACDYGL; encoded by the exons ATGTCCGGGGAGTCTGCCAGGAGCCTGGGGAAAG GAAGCGCGCCCCCGGGGCCGGTCCCGGAGGGCTCGATCCGCGTCTACAGCATGAGGTTCTGCCCGTTTGCTGAGAGGACGCTTCTGGTCCTGAAGGCCAAGGGAATCAG GCATGAAGTCATCAATATCAACCTGAAAAATAAGCCTGAGTGGTTCTTTAAGAAAAATCCCTTTGGTCTGGTGCCAGTTCTGGAAAACAGTCAGGGTCAGCTGATCTATGAGTCTCCCATCACCTGTGAGTACCTGGATGAAGCATACCCAGGGAAGAAGCTGTTGCCGGATGACCCCTATGAGAAAGCTTGCCAGAAGATGATCTTAGAATTGTTTTCTAAG GTGCCATCCTTGCTAGGAAGCTTTATTAGAAGCCAAAATAAAGAAGACCATGCTGGCCTAAAAGAAGAATTTCGTAAAGAATTTACCAAGCTAGAGGAG GTTCTGACTAATAAGAAGACGACGTTCTTTGGTGGCAATTCTATCTCTATGATTGATTATCTCATCTGGCCCTGGTTTGAACGGCTGGAAGCAATGACGTTATATGA ATGTGTAGACCACACTCCAAAACTTAAACTGTGGATGGCAGCCATGAAGAAAGATCCCACAGTCTCAGCCCTGCTCATCAGTGAGAAGGACTGGCAAGGTTTCCTAGAGCTTTACGTACAGAACAGCCCTGAGGCCTGTGACTATGGGCTCTGA